Proteins encoded in a region of the Cupriavidus pauculus genome:
- a CDS encoding fumarylacetoacetate hydrolase family protein, with protein MKLATLKDGSRDGQLVVVSRDLKTAHFATAIASTLQTALDDWTFYSPQLQDLYEALNAGRARHPFPFAPKDCMAPLPRAYQWADGSAYVNHVELVRKARGAEMPAEFWTDPLMYQGGSDDFIGPQDDIVCPNEAWGIDFEAEVAVITGDVRMGSTPEVAAEAIRLVMLANDVSLRNLIPAELGKGFGFFQSKPATAFSPVAVTPDELGDAWRERRVHRPMIVHWNSRKVGAPECGTDMVFDFGQLIAHICKTRNVRAGSIVGSGTISNVDRSKGYACIAEQRMIETIEGGKPVTEFMKFGDAVRIEMFDAQGHSIFGAIDQAVSQR; from the coding sequence ATGAAACTCGCCACCCTCAAGGACGGCTCCCGCGACGGCCAGCTCGTGGTCGTCTCCCGCGACCTCAAGACCGCGCACTTCGCCACGGCCATCGCCAGCACGCTGCAGACCGCGCTCGACGACTGGACGTTCTACTCGCCGCAGCTGCAGGACCTCTACGAAGCGCTGAACGCGGGCCGCGCGCGGCATCCGTTCCCGTTCGCGCCGAAGGACTGCATGGCACCGCTGCCGCGCGCCTATCAATGGGCCGACGGGTCGGCCTACGTGAACCACGTCGAACTCGTGCGCAAGGCGCGCGGTGCCGAGATGCCGGCCGAGTTCTGGACCGACCCGCTGATGTACCAGGGCGGCTCCGACGACTTTATCGGTCCGCAGGACGATATCGTGTGTCCGAACGAAGCGTGGGGCATCGACTTCGAAGCCGAGGTGGCCGTGATCACCGGCGACGTGCGCATGGGCTCGACGCCGGAAGTGGCCGCCGAGGCGATCCGCCTCGTGATGCTGGCCAACGACGTGTCGCTGCGCAACCTGATTCCCGCCGAGCTCGGCAAGGGCTTCGGTTTCTTCCAGAGCAAGCCGGCCACGGCGTTCTCGCCGGTGGCGGTCACGCCCGACGAACTGGGCGACGCCTGGCGCGAGCGCCGCGTGCACCGGCCGATGATCGTGCACTGGAACAGCAGGAAGGTGGGCGCGCCCGAGTGCGGCACGGACATGGTGTTCGACTTCGGCCAGCTCATCGCGCATATCTGCAAGACGCGCAACGTGCGCGCGGGTTCGATCGTGGGATCGGGCACGATCTCGAACGTCGATCGCAGCAAGGGCTATGCGTGCATCGCCGAGCAGCGCATGATCGAGACGATCGAAGGCGGCAAGCCCGTGACCGAGTTCATGAAGTTTGGCGACGCGGTGCGCATCGAGATGTTCGACGCGCAGGGCCACTCGATCTTTGGCGCAATCGATCAGGCGGTGTCGCAACGCTAG
- the metH gene encoding methionine synthase, giving the protein MPTRPRARGPATIATPPDSARHVFNAAPLTKAFAMSQQNLPPRPMRLSGLEPFSIDDGTLFVNVGERTNVTGSKAFARMILAGQFDEALAVARQQVENGAQIIDINMDEAMLDSKAAMVRFLNLIASEPDIARVPIMIDSSKWEVIEAGLQCVQGKPVVNSISLKEGEEQFRHHANLIRRYGAASVIMAFDEKGQADTFARKTEICKRSYDLLVNEIGFPPEDIIFDPNIFAVATGIEEHNNYAVDFIEATRWIKQNLPYAKVSGGVSNVSFSFRGNDMVREAIHTVFLYHAIAAGMDMGIVNAGQLGVYDQLDPELRERVEDVVLNRREDATDRLLEIADRFKGGAAKKEENLAWRGTPEAPVSVGDRLAHALVHGITNFIVEDTEEARVMIAARGGRPIEVIEGPLMDGMNVVGDLFGAGKMFLPQVVKSARVMKQAVAHLLPFIEEEKRLLAEAGGDVRARGKIVIATVKGDVHDIGKNIVSVVLQCNNFEVVNMGVMVPCNEILARAKVEGADIVGLSGLITPSLEEMAYVASEMQRDDYFRVKKIPLLIGGATTSRVHTAVKIAPNYEGPVVYVPDASRSVSVASSLLSDEGAAKYLDDLKSDYDRIRTQHAGRKATPMVTLAQARENKTKIDWSTYVPPKPKFIGRRVFRNYDLSELARFIDWGPFFQTWDLAGKYPDILNDEIVGESARRVFSDGKSMLARLIQGRWLSANGVIALLPANTVNDDDIEIYTDESRTKVALTWHNLRQQSERPVVDGVRRPNRSLADFIAPKESGIADYIGLFAVTAGLGVEKKEAQFEADHDDYSAIMLKALADRLAEAFAECLHQRVRTDLWGYDAAESLNNEQLIEEAYRGIRPAPGYPACPEHTVKGPMFAYLDAADIGMGITESLAMTPAASVSGFFLSHPDATYFSVGKIGTDQLEDMAARRGEDRATMERALAPNL; this is encoded by the coding sequence TTGCCGACAAGGCCCCGCGCGCGTGGCCCGGCCACTATCGCGACGCCGCCTGATTCCGCCAGACACGTCTTCAACGCAGCGCCCCTAACAAAAGCATTCGCCATGAGCCAGCAAAACCTGCCCCCGCGCCCGATGCGCCTGTCCGGCCTCGAGCCGTTCTCGATCGACGACGGCACCCTGTTCGTCAACGTCGGCGAGCGGACCAACGTCACGGGGTCCAAGGCGTTCGCGCGCATGATCCTCGCGGGCCAGTTCGACGAGGCGCTGGCCGTCGCGCGGCAGCAGGTGGAGAACGGCGCGCAGATCATCGACATCAACATGGACGAGGCGATGCTCGACTCGAAGGCCGCGATGGTCAGGTTCCTGAACCTGATCGCGTCGGAGCCCGATATCGCGCGCGTGCCGATCATGATCGACTCGTCGAAGTGGGAAGTGATCGAGGCAGGCCTGCAATGCGTGCAGGGCAAGCCCGTGGTGAACTCGATCTCGCTCAAGGAAGGCGAGGAGCAGTTCCGCCATCACGCGAACCTGATCCGCCGCTATGGCGCGGCGTCCGTGATCATGGCGTTCGACGAGAAGGGCCAGGCCGACACGTTCGCGCGCAAGACCGAGATCTGCAAGCGCAGCTACGATCTGCTCGTCAACGAGATCGGCTTCCCGCCCGAAGACATCATCTTCGATCCGAACATCTTCGCGGTGGCCACCGGGATCGAGGAACACAACAACTACGCGGTGGACTTCATCGAGGCCACGCGCTGGATCAAGCAGAACCTGCCGTACGCGAAGGTGAGCGGCGGCGTGTCGAACGTGTCGTTCTCGTTCCGCGGCAACGACATGGTGCGCGAGGCGATCCACACCGTGTTCCTGTACCACGCGATTGCGGCGGGCATGGACATGGGCATCGTCAACGCGGGCCAGCTCGGCGTGTACGACCAGCTGGACCCCGAACTGCGCGAGCGCGTGGAAGACGTGGTGCTGAACCGCCGCGAGGACGCGACCGACCGCCTGCTCGAGATCGCGGACCGCTTCAAGGGCGGCGCCGCCAAGAAGGAAGAAAACCTCGCGTGGCGCGGTACGCCCGAGGCGCCGGTGTCCGTGGGCGATCGCCTCGCGCACGCGCTCGTGCACGGCATCACGAACTTCATCGTCGAGGACACCGAGGAAGCGCGCGTGATGATCGCCGCGCGCGGCGGCCGCCCGATCGAGGTCATCGAAGGGCCGCTGATGGACGGCATGAACGTCGTCGGCGACCTGTTCGGCGCGGGCAAGATGTTCCTGCCGCAGGTGGTCAAGAGCGCGCGCGTGATGAAGCAGGCCGTGGCGCATCTGCTGCCGTTCATCGAGGAAGAGAAACGTCTGCTGGCCGAGGCCGGCGGCGACGTGCGCGCGCGCGGCAAGATCGTGATCGCCACGGTCAAGGGCGACGTGCACGACATCGGCAAGAACATCGTGTCGGTGGTGCTCCAGTGCAACAACTTCGAGGTGGTCAACATGGGCGTGATGGTCCCGTGCAACGAGATCCTGGCGCGCGCCAAGGTCGAGGGCGCGGACATCGTCGGGCTGTCGGGCCTGATCACGCCGTCGCTCGAGGAAATGGCCTACGTCGCTTCCGAAATGCAGCGCGACGACTATTTCCGCGTGAAGAAGATTCCGCTGCTGATCGGCGGCGCCACGACATCGCGCGTGCACACGGCGGTGAAGATCGCCCCGAACTACGAAGGGCCGGTCGTGTACGTGCCGGACGCCTCGCGTTCGGTGAGCGTGGCCTCGAGCCTGCTGTCCGACGAGGGCGCGGCGAAGTACCTCGACGACCTCAAGAGCGACTACGACCGTATCCGCACGCAGCACGCGGGCCGCAAGGCGACGCCGATGGTCACGCTGGCGCAGGCGCGCGAGAACAAGACGAAGATCGACTGGAGCACGTACGTGCCGCCGAAGCCGAAGTTCATCGGCCGCCGCGTGTTCCGCAACTACGATCTGTCCGAGCTGGCCCGGTTCATCGACTGGGGCCCGTTCTTCCAGACGTGGGACCTTGCCGGCAAATACCCGGACATCCTCAACGACGAGATCGTCGGCGAATCCGCGCGGCGCGTGTTCTCGGACGGCAAGAGCATGCTCGCGCGCCTGATCCAGGGCCGCTGGCTCAGCGCCAATGGCGTGATCGCGCTGCTGCCGGCCAATACGGTCAACGACGACGATATCGAGATCTACACCGACGAGTCGCGCACGAAGGTCGCGCTGACGTGGCACAACCTGCGCCAGCAGAGCGAGCGTCCCGTCGTCGATGGCGTGCGCCGCCCGAACCGTTCGCTCGCGGACTTCATCGCGCCGAAGGAGAGCGGCATCGCCGACTACATCGGGCTGTTCGCGGTGACGGCGGGTCTTGGCGTGGAGAAGAAGGAGGCGCAGTTCGAGGCCGACCACGACGACTACAGCGCCATCATGCTCAAGGCGCTGGCCGATCGTCTGGCCGAGGCGTTCGCCGAATGCCTGCACCAGCGCGTGCGCACGGACCTCTGGGGCTACGACGCGGCCGAATCGCTGAACAACGAGCAGCTGATCGAGGAAGCGTATCGCGGTATCCGTCCGGCGCCGGGCTATCCGGCATGCCCCGAGCATACGGTGAAGGGGCCGATGTTCGCGTACCTCGATGCCGCCGATATCGGCATGGGCATCACCGAATCGCTGGCGATGACGCCGGCCGCCTCGGTGAGCGGCTTCTTCCTCTCGCATCCGGACGCGACGTACTTCAGCGTGGGCAAGATCGGCACCGATCAGCTCGAGGACATGGCCGCGCGCCGCGGCGAAGATCGCGCCACGATGGAACGCGCGCTCGCGCCGAACCTGTAA
- a CDS encoding alpha/beta fold hydrolase, whose product MASNNDTPNGTPSAEVSRTPSSEPGTRRVHVGDIALQVRVDGTEGPWVVLVHALGANLTLWDDTARHLSGRYRVLRVDLRGHGGSDAPVGAYTMTRLADDIAGAMDALEIDQAHFCGVSVGGMVGQTFAVRYAERLLSLTLVDTISHTPMTAHPMWSNRIGQVEAHGMAGVAEATLERWLTKPFRDAHPEVVERIRAMLLGTPEQGFVGVAQAIMAFDLVNALPRIHVPTLVVVGADDEGSPVAMAESIAKAIPAARLVVLPDAAHLAFIEQPQRFHEAFDAFLGHAACGGQCDIP is encoded by the coding sequence ATGGCCTCGAACAACGACACCCCCAACGGCACACCCTCCGCGGAAGTGTCCCGGACACCTTCCTCCGAACCCGGCACGCGCCGCGTGCACGTCGGCGATATCGCGCTGCAGGTTCGCGTGGATGGCACCGAGGGACCCTGGGTGGTGCTCGTACACGCGCTGGGCGCGAACCTGACGCTCTGGGACGACACCGCCCGGCACCTGTCGGGGCGGTATCGCGTGCTGCGCGTCGATCTGCGCGGCCACGGTGGCAGCGATGCGCCGGTCGGGGCCTATACGATGACGCGCCTCGCGGACGACATCGCGGGCGCGATGGACGCGCTGGAGATCGATCAGGCGCACTTTTGCGGCGTGTCGGTCGGCGGCATGGTCGGGCAGACCTTCGCCGTGCGGTACGCCGAGCGCCTGTTGTCGCTGACCCTCGTCGATACCATCAGCCATACGCCGATGACCGCGCATCCGATGTGGTCCAACCGCATCGGCCAGGTGGAAGCGCATGGCATGGCCGGTGTGGCCGAGGCCACGCTCGAGCGATGGCTGACGAAACCGTTCCGGGACGCGCATCCGGAAGTCGTCGAACGCATTCGCGCGATGCTGCTCGGCACGCCCGAGCAGGGCTTCGTCGGCGTGGCGCAGGCCATCATGGCATTCGATCTGGTCAACGCACTGCCACGTATCCACGTTCCCACTCTTGTGGTGGTGGGCGCCGATGACGAAGGGTCGCCGGTGGCGATGGCCGAGTCGATCGCGAAGGCGATACCGGCCGCGCGGCTCGTCGTGTTGCCGGACGCCGCCCACCTCGCTTTCATCGAGCAACCGCAGCGGTTCCACGAGGCGTTCGACGCGTTCCTGGGCCATGCGGCATGCGGAGGCCAGTGTGATATTCCGTAA
- a CDS encoding IclR family transcriptional regulator, whose translation MTEEPDTDESKSRAGIQSIEVGFRLLQVLAAAPRAMMLRDLAAAADMPPAKAHRYLVSFQRLGTVVQDPVSGRYDLGPFALQLGLAGLNRLDPLRKARPLLSQLRDELDHTAGIAVWGNQGPTIVHWEASSHPVTVSLRLGDVMPMLNSATGRLYGAYLSRRQTLPMIERELALRGASAGHMSLTDYDAICAEVRAQGAARTLGGVLPGINAISVPVFDATGHLALALIVLGAESVFDAEWGGAVDRRVRDIAQRISSELGYLGGTPPADTAGPSRTC comes from the coding sequence ATGACCGAAGAACCGGACACCGACGAATCGAAATCGCGCGCCGGCATCCAGTCCATCGAGGTCGGATTCCGCCTGCTGCAGGTACTTGCCGCCGCCCCGCGCGCGATGATGCTGCGGGACCTCGCCGCCGCCGCCGACATGCCGCCGGCCAAGGCGCATCGCTACCTCGTCAGCTTCCAGCGGCTCGGCACCGTGGTGCAGGACCCGGTCAGCGGCCGCTACGACCTCGGACCGTTCGCGCTGCAGCTGGGGCTTGCCGGCCTCAACCGGCTGGACCCGCTGCGCAAGGCGCGCCCCCTGCTGTCGCAGTTGCGCGACGAGCTCGATCACACGGCGGGCATCGCGGTCTGGGGCAATCAGGGCCCCACCATCGTCCATTGGGAAGCGTCGAGCCATCCGGTCACCGTGAGCCTGCGGCTCGGCGACGTGATGCCGATGCTCAATTCCGCCACGGGGCGTCTCTACGGCGCGTACCTGTCGCGCCGGCAGACGCTGCCGATGATCGAGCGCGAACTCGCGCTGCGCGGCGCGTCGGCCGGGCACATGTCCCTGACCGATTACGATGCGATCTGCGCGGAGGTGCGCGCGCAAGGCGCCGCGCGCACGCTGGGTGGCGTGCTGCCGGGCATCAATGCGATCTCGGTACCGGTGTTCGACGCGACGGGACATCTTGCGCTTGCGCTGATCGTGCTCGGCGCGGAAAGCGTATTCGATGCAGAATGGGGCGGTGCGGTCGACCGCCGCGTGCGCGACATCGCCCAACGCATCTCTTCGGAACTTGGCTATCTTGGCGGCACCCCGCCGGCCGACACCGCCGGCCCCTCTCGCACCTGCTGA
- a CDS encoding rhodanese-like domain-containing protein — protein sequence MQPLIPNDARQLLDREPDALFIDCRSEMEYLFVGHPKGAHNVPWNDGPDWEVNPHFVQNVKKLAGHVSARPVLLICRSGNRSTAAARALEGAGFVTVYYVQHGFEGDLDTDRHRNTVNGWRHDGLPWEQY from the coding sequence ATGCAACCGCTGATTCCCAACGACGCCAGACAACTGCTCGACCGCGAGCCCGACGCGCTGTTCATCGACTGCCGCAGCGAGATGGAATACCTGTTTGTCGGCCATCCCAAGGGCGCCCACAACGTACCGTGGAACGACGGCCCCGACTGGGAGGTCAACCCGCATTTCGTGCAGAACGTGAAGAAGCTCGCGGGCCATGTCTCGGCGCGGCCCGTGCTGCTGATCTGCCGCAGCGGCAACCGCTCCACTGCCGCGGCGCGCGCGCTCGAAGGCGCGGGCTTCGTCACGGTCTACTATGTCCAGCACGGGTTCGAGGGCGACCTCGATACCGATCGCCATCGCAATACGGTCAATGGCTGGCGGCACGACGGGCTGCCGTGGGAGCAGTACTGA
- a CDS encoding PhaM family polyhydroxyalkanoate granule multifunctional regulatory protein codes for MFGQIPDFTNGFEFLRNLWGAGSGMPNGLMPGLQAMTPPMDLDEVDKRIHDLKAVESWLQLNVNLLRTTIQGLEVQRATLVALQTFGKALSPDAMQSAMENVARAANAPSATPHHHPFTMPTRAPEPESVDDEEEEEDDDIEYPPDLNAADAEDGEDGAGDDENTEALPDDGPVEGATDSATDSATEGATDSATDSGTELPPNAALWWNLLQQQFNQIASSAAAASMVPFGNLGGMNAAAPATGTGTAAAGPGAWPSAQAATPAKKTAAKQPTTRTASARKPATKQAAAKKAAAKKAAAKKVTAKKATAKKPAAKANTKADMKADTKATPNATPKKPTTQATATSRTANKAAVKPPTTRQATTRQAAARQAPANAPEPPDTDDNA; via the coding sequence ATGTTTGGACAGATTCCCGATTTCACGAACGGCTTCGAGTTCCTGCGCAACCTATGGGGCGCGGGCAGCGGCATGCCCAACGGCCTGATGCCGGGCCTGCAGGCGATGACGCCGCCGATGGACCTCGACGAGGTCGACAAGCGCATCCACGACCTCAAGGCCGTCGAGAGCTGGCTGCAGCTCAACGTCAATCTGCTGCGCACCACGATCCAGGGCCTGGAGGTCCAGCGCGCGACGCTGGTCGCGCTGCAGACCTTCGGCAAGGCGCTCTCGCCCGATGCGATGCAGAGCGCGATGGAGAACGTGGCGCGCGCGGCCAACGCGCCGAGCGCGACGCCCCATCATCATCCGTTCACGATGCCCACGCGCGCGCCGGAGCCCGAGAGCGTCGATGATGAGGAAGAGGAAGAGGACGACGACATCGAGTACCCGCCCGACCTCAACGCTGCCGATGCGGAAGACGGGGAGGATGGGGCGGGCGACGACGAAAACACCGAGGCCCTGCCCGACGATGGGCCCGTCGAGGGTGCGACCGATAGCGCAACCGATAGCGCGACCGAAGGTGCGACCGATAGCGCAACGGACAGCGGCACCGAACTGCCGCCGAACGCGGCGCTCTGGTGGAATCTGCTGCAGCAGCAGTTCAACCAGATCGCGAGCAGCGCGGCCGCGGCGAGCATGGTGCCGTTCGGCAATCTCGGCGGCATGAACGCCGCCGCGCCGGCGACGGGTACGGGTACAGCGGCGGCGGGGCCTGGCGCGTGGCCCTCCGCGCAGGCCGCGACGCCGGCGAAGAAGACTGCGGCGAAGCAGCCGACGACAAGGACGGCGTCCGCAAGAAAGCCGGCCACAAAGCAAGCGGCCGCAAAGAAGGCCGCGGCAAAGAAGGCTGCTGCAAAGAAGGTGACTGCAAAGAAGGCGACTGCAAAGAAGCCTGCCGCGAAGGCCAACACGAAGGCCGACATGAAGGCCGACACGAAGGCGACCCCGAACGCGACCCCGAAGAAGCCCACGACTCAAGCCACGGCCACAAGCAGGACCGCGAACAAGGCCGCGGTAAAGCCACCCACGACAAGGCAAGCGACCACAAGGCAGGCCGCTGCCAGACAGGCGCCCGCCAACGCCCCGGAGCCGCCCGACACGGACGATAACGCGTGA
- a CDS encoding DUF3108 domain-containing protein: MAAPRRPTPPAPLAPAERRARRWRWGGVVALVLGVHALLLLGLVRLPLPRVPDMPDMPMLQAILLPPPPPPSVPRPAVAPLPRAPEHVPTPAPPAAQPEPAPAPQPAAPPVATAPAGDTTAATGAGTDGAAPGAAAAGGPSEASGPASGATTGPTPGPTPGPPAPAYAAPASETLHYASYVNGVQNPDGLIRWEQDGAHYRLAVETRVLWFRFAFQSTGTLTERGLAPDRYEENWRGKVRATRIDRAAGVVAFESRGNQVPLPPDIQDRFSVFLQIVGWVRGDPTRYATPGVTETFHLADTSDVEAIQVQYVGEDDIDVGNGQFITRAKHFVRLPRRADDKRRVEIWLAPSLGWMPARLRQTEPDGTQIDLVYRGVSGEGSGR; encoded by the coding sequence TTGGCGGCACCCCGCCGGCCGACACCGCCGGCCCCTCTCGCACCTGCTGAACGACGCGCGCGCCGCTGGCGCTGGGGCGGTGTCGTCGCCCTCGTGCTCGGCGTCCATGCGCTGCTGCTGCTCGGCCTCGTGCGGCTGCCGTTGCCGCGCGTTCCGGACATGCCGGACATGCCGATGCTGCAGGCCATCCTGCTGCCGCCTCCGCCACCCCCTTCGGTTCCCAGACCTGCCGTGGCACCGCTGCCGCGCGCGCCCGAACACGTCCCCACGCCGGCGCCGCCTGCGGCGCAGCCCGAACCCGCGCCTGCGCCGCAGCCCGCCGCGCCGCCTGTGGCCACGGCACCGGCCGGCGACACCACCGCGGCGACTGGCGCGGGCACCGATGGCGCCGCGCCGGGCGCGGCCGCCGCCGGCGGGCCATCGGAGGCATCCGGCCCCGCATCCGGGGCCACAACCGGTCCCACCCCCGGCCCCACACCCGGCCCGCCGGCCCCCGCGTACGCGGCCCCGGCATCGGAGACGCTGCATTACGCGAGCTACGTCAACGGCGTGCAGAATCCCGACGGCCTGATCCGCTGGGAGCAGGACGGCGCGCATTACCGGCTGGCCGTGGAAACGCGCGTGCTGTGGTTCCGCTTCGCGTTCCAGAGCACGGGCACGTTGACCGAGCGCGGACTTGCGCCGGACCGGTACGAAGAAAACTGGCGCGGCAAGGTGCGCGCGACGCGCATCGATCGCGCGGCCGGCGTGGTCGCATTCGAATCGCGCGGCAACCAGGTCCCGCTGCCGCCCGATATCCAGGACCGCTTCAGCGTATTCCTGCAGATCGTCGGCTGGGTGCGTGGCGACCCGACGCGTTACGCCACCCCGGGTGTGACGGAGACATTCCATCTGGCCGATACGAGCGACGTCGAAGCCATCCAGGTGCAGTACGTCGGCGAGGACGACATCGACGTGGGCAATGGTCAGTTCATCACGCGCGCCAAGCATTTCGTGCGCCTGCCGCGGCGCGCCGACGACAAGCGCCGGGTGGAAATCTGGCTGGCGCCCTCGCTCGGGTGGATGCCGGCGCGGTTGCGACAGACGGAACCCGACGGGACGCAGATCGATCTGGTCTATCGTGGCGTATCGGGCGAGGGCAGCGGACGCTGA
- a CDS encoding enoyl-CoA hydratase/isomerase family protein produces MDAAQQALSPRFERYRALTLRRHGPILEIVMGAGQSANGKLATADATMHRELAEIWRDVSADPDIRVALIRGEGKGFSAGGDLALVEEMVNDFGTRTRVWQEARDLVYNLINCDKPVVSAMHGPAVGAGLVAGLLADISIAARGARIVDGHTRLGVAAGDHAAIVWPLLCGMAKAKYYLMLCESVTGEEAERIGLVSLVVDEDALVAKAFEVAERLAAGSQTAIRWTKYALNNWLRMAGPAFDTSLALEFMGFSGPDVHEGVASLRQKRPPEFR; encoded by the coding sequence ATGGACGCAGCACAACAGGCGCTTTCCCCACGCTTCGAACGCTACCGCGCGCTCACGCTGCGCCGGCACGGACCGATCCTCGAGATCGTGATGGGGGCCGGGCAGTCGGCCAACGGCAAGCTCGCCACGGCCGACGCGACCATGCATCGCGAACTCGCCGAGATCTGGCGCGATGTGTCGGCGGACCCCGATATCCGCGTGGCGCTGATCCGCGGCGAAGGCAAGGGGTTCTCCGCGGGCGGCGACCTCGCCCTCGTCGAGGAGATGGTCAACGACTTCGGCACGCGCACGCGTGTGTGGCAGGAAGCGCGCGACCTCGTCTACAACCTCATCAATTGCGACAAGCCCGTGGTGTCGGCCATGCACGGCCCCGCCGTGGGTGCCGGGCTCGTGGCCGGGCTGCTCGCCGATATCTCCATTGCCGCGCGCGGCGCGCGCATCGTCGATGGCCACACGCGGCTCGGCGTGGCGGCCGGCGACCATGCGGCGATCGTCTGGCCCCTGCTGTGCGGAATGGCCAAGGCCAAGTACTATCTGATGCTGTGCGAGTCGGTCACGGGCGAGGAAGCCGAGCGGATCGGCCTGGTATCGCTGGTGGTGGACGAGGATGCGCTGGTGGCCAAGGCCTTCGAGGTGGCCGAACGCCTCGCGGCGGGCTCGCAGACCGCGATTCGCTGGACCAAGTACGCGCTCAACAACTGGCTGCGCATGGCGGGTCCCGCGTTCGATACCTCGCTGGCGCTCGAGTTCATGGGGTTCTCCGGGCCCGACGTCCACGAGGGTGTGGCGAGCCTGCGGCAGAAGCGTCCACCCGAATTCAGGTAA
- a CDS encoding homocysteine S-methyltransferase family protein: MSADTQAIRPDARPDARPYTRGARLPQLLRERILILDGAMGTMIQRYKLSEADYRGTRFVDHHIDVKGNNELLLLSRPQVISEIHEQYLAAGADIIETNTFGATRVAQEDYKMADLAYEMNVEAARLARAACDKYSTPDKPRFVAGAFGPTPKTASISPDVNDPGARNVDFEELRASYYEQGKALLEGGADVFLVETIFDTLNAKAALFAIDQLFEDTGERVPVMISGTVTDASGRILSGQTVEAFWNSLRHARPVTFGLNCALGATLMRPYVAELAKVCDVPISCYPNAGLPNPMSDTGFDETPEVTSSLVEEFAASGLVNLVGGCCGTTPEHIAAIAKRVADKAPRAWPGHYRDAA; this comes from the coding sequence ATGAGTGCCGACACCCAAGCCATCCGTCCCGACGCGCGCCCGGACGCCCGCCCCTATACGCGTGGCGCCCGCCTGCCGCAACTGCTGCGCGAGCGCATCCTGATTCTCGATGGCGCGATGGGTACCATGATCCAGCGCTACAAGCTGTCGGAGGCCGATTACCGCGGCACGCGCTTCGTCGACCACCATATCGACGTCAAGGGCAATAACGAGCTGCTGCTGCTCTCGCGCCCGCAGGTCATCAGCGAGATCCACGAGCAGTATCTCGCCGCCGGTGCCGACATCATCGAGACCAACACCTTCGGCGCGACGCGCGTGGCGCAGGAAGACTACAAGATGGCGGACCTCGCGTACGAGATGAACGTCGAGGCCGCGCGCCTGGCGCGCGCCGCGTGCGACAAGTATTCCACGCCGGACAAGCCGCGCTTTGTCGCGGGCGCGTTCGGCCCCACGCCGAAGACCGCGAGCATCTCGCCCGACGTCAACGACCCGGGCGCGCGCAACGTCGATTTCGAGGAACTGCGCGCGTCGTACTACGAGCAGGGCAAGGCGCTGCTCGAAGGCGGCGCCGACGTGTTCCTGGTCGAGACGATCTTCGACACGCTGAACGCCAAGGCCGCGCTGTTCGCGATCGACCAGCTGTTCGAGGATACCGGCGAACGGGTACCCGTGATGATCTCGGGCACCGTGACCGATGCCTCGGGCCGCATCCTGTCCGGGCAGACCGTGGAAGCGTTCTGGAACAGCCTGCGCCATGCGCGGCCCGTGACGTTCGGCCTGAACTGCGCGCTGGGCGCCACGCTGATGCGCCCGTATGTCGCGGAGCTGGCCAAGGTCTGCGACGTGCCCATCTCGTGCTACCCGAACGCGGGCCTCCCCAACCCGATGAGCGACACGGGCTTCGACGAAACGCCGGAGGTCACGTCGTCGCTGGTCGAAGAGTTCGCGGCCTCGGGCCTCGTGAACCTGGTGGGCGGATGCTGCGGCACCACGCCCGAGCATATCGCCGCCATCGCGAAGCGCGTTGCCGACAAGGCCCCGCGCGCGTGGCCCGGCCACTATCGCGACGCCGCCTGA
- a CDS encoding DUF3567 domain-containing protein, with translation MQMIYNSDNYCIVEFGADVEHAPLASGGFEIVDKNLKREIFLGGQMAETFRADVKRLIESEPSVEEVDDFLGKFDTVMNNPLVMH, from the coding sequence ATGCAAATGATCTACAACAGCGACAATTACTGCATTGTCGAGTTTGGAGCAGACGTCGAGCATGCGCCCCTAGCCTCGGGCGGCTTCGAGATTGTGGACAAGAACCTGAAACGCGAGATTTTCCTCGGCGGCCAGATGGCCGAGACCTTCCGCGCGGACGTGAAACGTCTGATTGAGAGTGAGCCTTCCGTGGAAGAGGTCGACGATTTTCTCGGCAAGTTCGATACGGTGATGAACAACCCGCTGGTCATGCACTGA